One window from the genome of Gemmatimonadota bacterium encodes:
- a CDS encoding acyl-CoA dehydratase activase has protein sequence MAEKELRIAAGIDVGTECVKAIIAAEDGRVIGRSVLATRGYFQACVYEALAAALDDAQRKEEELTGIGATGFGMDCVPKATVTITEASSHAFGAFQHIGHAMTLVNIGGRDPHVISVDAEGRRTAARGARRCAVGIGSFLMFAARHLDVSPTRLQELASAAGDRPARVSSYCSVYSASEVLERLREGATREEIALGCMHSIAERIVEIGGFDAPVVVCGGVVEYFPGVLTALEAKTGLSVQAVPDAIFTAALGASLSVFQQAQES, from the coding sequence ATGGCTGAAAAAGAACTGCGAATAGCCGCCGGCATAGATGTCGGCACGGAATGCGTGAAGGCAATCATCGCGGCGGAGGACGGCCGAGTGATTGGCCGTTCGGTACTCGCGACTCGCGGCTACTTTCAGGCCTGCGTGTACGAGGCACTCGCGGCCGCACTTGATGATGCGCAGCGCAAGGAAGAAGAACTCACCGGCATTGGCGCCACCGGTTTCGGTATGGACTGTGTGCCCAAAGCCACGGTTACGATCACCGAAGCATCGTCGCACGCCTTTGGGGCCTTTCAGCACATTGGTCATGCTATGACGCTCGTGAACATTGGCGGACGTGATCCGCACGTGATTTCGGTGGACGCCGAAGGCCGTCGCACCGCCGCGCGCGGAGCGCGTCGCTGTGCGGTTGGAATAGGCAGTTTCCTGATGTTCGCCGCCCGGCATCTCGACGTCAGCCCCACGAGGCTCCAGGAGTTGGCGTCCGCTGCGGGCGACCGGCCGGCGCGCGTGAGCAGCTACTGCTCTGTGTATTCCGCGTCGGAGGTACTCGAACGACTGCGCGAAGGCGCCACGCGTGAAGAAATCGCGCTGGGATGCATGCACTCCATTGCCGAGCGGATTGTCGAGATTGGGGGCTTTGACGCGCCCGTGGTAGTCTGCGGTGGCGTAGTGGAGTACTTCCCTGGAGTGCTCACGGCACTCGAAGCGAAAACTGGCTTGAGCGTCCAAGCAGTTCCCGATGCGATCTTTACCGCTGCGCTCGGAGCGTCGCTGAGCGTCTTCCAGCAAGCGCAGGAGAGTTAA